One window of the Streptomyces sp. TS71-3 genome contains the following:
- a CDS encoding cytochrome P450, producing MTETVAFPQDRTCPYHPPAAYQPLTEQRPLSRVTLYDGRDVWVVTGHATARELLVDPRLSTDRRNPSFPLVTARFEGVRDRTAALLGVDDPVHNTQRRMLIPSFTLKRINSLRPRIQETVDRLLDAMIEKGSPAELVSAFALPVPSMVICALLGVPYADHDFFEEQSRMLLRGPRAEDSQKARDELMDYLDALIEKKQKSPGDGLLDELISEQYAKGNVDRRELIDLALILLVAGHETTANMISLGTFTLLQHPEQLTELRGDASLMPAAVEELLRFLSIAEGLTRVALEDIEIAGTTIRADDGVVFSTSVINRDEGAYQEPDSLDWHRSVRHHVAFGFGVHQCLGQNLARAEMDIALRSLFERLPDLRLAAPADEIPFKPGDTLQGMIELPVAW from the coding sequence ATGACTGAAACCGTTGCCTTCCCCCAGGATCGCACCTGTCCCTATCACCCGCCGGCGGCCTACCAGCCACTCACGGAGCAGCGCCCGCTCTCCCGGGTCACCCTCTACGACGGCCGCGACGTCTGGGTGGTCACCGGCCATGCCACCGCCCGCGAGCTGCTCGTCGACCCCCGGCTCTCCACCGACCGCAGGAATCCGTCGTTCCCCCTGGTGACCGCGAGGTTCGAGGGTGTTCGCGACCGCACAGCCGCCCTGCTCGGCGTCGACGACCCCGTGCACAACACCCAGCGCCGGATGCTGATCCCCAGCTTCACGCTCAAGCGGATCAACTCCCTGCGCCCGCGCATCCAGGAGACCGTCGACCGGCTGCTGGACGCCATGATCGAGAAGGGCTCCCCGGCGGAACTGGTGAGCGCGTTCGCGCTGCCCGTTCCCTCGATGGTCATCTGCGCCCTGCTGGGCGTGCCGTACGCCGACCACGACTTCTTCGAGGAGCAGTCGCGGATGCTGCTGCGCGGCCCCCGCGCCGAGGACTCCCAGAAGGCCCGTGACGAACTCATGGACTACCTGGACGCCCTGATCGAGAAGAAGCAGAAGTCGCCCGGCGACGGCCTCCTCGACGAGCTCATCTCGGAGCAGTACGCCAAGGGCAACGTGGACCGCAGGGAACTGATCGACCTCGCGTTGATCCTGCTCGTCGCCGGCCACGAGACCACCGCCAACATGATCTCGCTCGGCACCTTCACGCTGCTCCAGCACCCCGAGCAGCTGACCGAGCTGCGGGGCGACGCCTCGCTGATGCCGGCCGCCGTGGAGGAACTGCTGCGGTTCCTGTCCATCGCCGAGGGCCTGACGCGGGTCGCCCTGGAGGACATCGAGATCGCCGGAACCACCATCCGCGCCGACGACGGGGTGGTCTTCTCGACCTCTGTCATCAACCGCGACGAGGGCGCCTACCAGGAGCCGGACTCGCTGGACTGGCACCGCTCGGTCCGCCACCACGTCGCGTTCGGATTCGGCGTCCACCAGTGCCTCGGGCAGAACCTGGCCCGCGCCGAGATGGACATCGCGCTGCGGAGCCTGTTCGAACGGCTGCCGGACCTGCGCCTCGCGGCGCCCGCCGACGAGATCCCCTTCAAGCCCGGAGACACCCTTCAGGGGATGATTGAACTCCCCGTCGCCTGGTAG
- a CDS encoding ferredoxin has protein sequence MEIAIDTDTCVGAGMCALTAPSVFTQDDDGFSQVLPGREDGGGDPLVREAARACPVGAITVSGE, from the coding sequence ATGGAGATCGCGATCGACACGGACACCTGCGTCGGCGCGGGCATGTGTGCCCTGACCGCACCCAGCGTGTTCACTCAGGACGACGACGGGTTCAGCCAGGTGCTGCCCGGCCGCGAGGACGGCGGCGGCGACCCGCTGGTCCGCGAGGCCGCCCGCGCCTGTCCGGTGGGCGCCATCACCGTCTCCGGCGAGTAG
- a CDS encoding antitoxin, translating to MSVMDRIKSMLKGHPEQSEKAADKGADRMNDKSQGRYEGQGRDRADDEFGGDQGDNPPQS from the coding sequence ATGTCCGTCATGGACAGGATCAAGAGCATGCTGAAAGGCCACCCGGAGCAGTCGGAGAAAGCCGCCGACAAGGGTGCCGACCGCATGAACGACAAGTCGCAGGGCAGGTACGAGGGCCAGGGCCGGGACCGGGCCGATGACGAGTTCGGCGGGGACCAGGGCGACAACCCGCCCCAGTCGTGA
- a CDS encoding aconitate hydratase: MAGGTHPAADAARDAADGARGTVAQRLIGDHLVEGTLEPGGEIGLRIDQTLTQDATGTLVMQELEALGLDRVHTDVSVQYVDHNILQADERNAEDHAFLRSAARRFGIWYSKPGNGVSHPVHMQHFGRPGATLAGSDSHTCAAGSLGMFALGTGGLEVALAMTGRPLRITMPRIWGIRLTGTLPDWVSAKDVVLEMLRRHGVKGGVNRVLEYHGPGLASLTAMDRHVIANMGAELGATTSVFPADEAVRDFLRAEGREEDFTALLPEPDARYDLREEIDLSTLEPLIARPTSPGNVVPVREAAGEEISQAVIGSSANPGLRDFATVASMVRGRQTGAGISLDVNPTSREILQDLTRSGAVLDLIAAGARIHQAGCLGCIGMGQAPAVGRNSLRTFPRNFPGRSGTEEDAVWLCSPETAAASALRGVITDPREWAADTGARYPVNGTMRRTARNPDMLEPPLPPEQAARISLVRGPSISALPTLDPLPDTVRGPVLLKMGDDVSTDEISPAGAKALPFRSHIPRLAEFTFTRIDPEYPRRAAEYREGGGHVVVAGENYGQGSSREHAAITPRYLGLRAVIAKSYARIHWQNLANFGILALEFEDPADYDRVRQGDELRLDGLRAALAPGAEPSLVAVNTTRDEEYRVRHHLPAHRRLTVLAGGIIPALAAEESGTEEGGE, from the coding sequence ATGGCAGGAGGCACGCACCCGGCGGCGGACGCCGCACGGGACGCAGCGGACGGGGCACGCGGGACCGTGGCGCAGCGGCTCATCGGCGATCACCTCGTCGAGGGCACGCTGGAGCCCGGCGGCGAGATCGGGCTGCGGATCGACCAGACCCTCACCCAGGACGCCACGGGCACCCTGGTGATGCAGGAGCTGGAGGCCCTCGGCCTCGACCGGGTGCACACGGACGTGAGCGTGCAGTACGTCGACCACAACATCCTTCAGGCCGACGAGCGCAACGCGGAGGACCACGCGTTCCTGCGCTCCGCCGCCCGCCGCTTCGGCATCTGGTACTCCAAGCCCGGCAACGGCGTCTCGCACCCGGTGCACATGCAGCACTTCGGCCGGCCCGGCGCCACCCTGGCCGGGTCGGACTCACACACCTGCGCGGCGGGATCGCTCGGGATGTTCGCACTGGGCACCGGCGGCCTGGAGGTGGCACTGGCCATGACGGGCCGCCCGCTGCGCATCACCATGCCGCGGATCTGGGGCATCCGGCTGACGGGCACCCTGCCGGACTGGGTGAGCGCGAAGGACGTGGTCCTGGAGATGCTGCGCCGGCACGGCGTGAAGGGCGGGGTGAACCGCGTGCTGGAGTACCACGGACCCGGCCTCGCCTCCCTCACCGCGATGGACCGGCACGTCATCGCCAACATGGGCGCCGAACTGGGCGCGACCACCTCCGTCTTCCCCGCGGACGAGGCGGTGCGCGACTTCCTGCGCGCCGAGGGCCGCGAGGAGGACTTCACCGCGCTGCTCCCTGAGCCCGACGCGCGCTACGACCTCCGCGAGGAGATCGACCTCTCCACCCTGGAGCCCCTGATCGCCCGTCCGACCTCGCCCGGGAACGTGGTGCCGGTGCGCGAGGCGGCAGGCGAGGAGATCTCCCAGGCGGTGATCGGCTCGTCCGCCAACCCGGGGCTGCGGGACTTCGCGACCGTGGCGTCGATGGTGCGGGGGCGGCAGACGGGCGCCGGGATCAGCCTGGACGTCAATCCGACGTCGCGCGAGATCCTCCAGGACCTCACGCGGTCGGGTGCGGTCCTGGATCTGATCGCCGCGGGCGCCCGCATCCACCAGGCGGGCTGCCTCGGCTGCATCGGCATGGGCCAGGCCCCGGCCGTGGGGCGCAACTCGCTGCGCACCTTCCCGCGGAACTTCCCGGGCCGCTCCGGGACCGAGGAGGACGCGGTGTGGCTCTGCTCGCCGGAGACCGCCGCCGCGTCGGCGCTGCGCGGCGTCATCACCGATCCCCGGGAGTGGGCCGCGGACACCGGAGCGCGGTATCCGGTGAACGGCACCATGCGGCGCACCGCGCGGAATCCGGACATGCTGGAGCCGCCCCTGCCGCCCGAGCAGGCCGCTCGCATCAGCCTGGTGCGCGGCCCCTCGATCTCCGCACTGCCCACGCTCGACCCGCTGCCGGACACCGTCCGGGGACCGGTGCTGCTGAAGATGGGCGACGACGTCTCCACGGACGAGATCTCCCCGGCCGGCGCGAAGGCGCTGCCGTTCCGCTCGCACATTCCGAGGCTCGCCGAGTTCACTTTCACGCGTATCGATCCGGAATACCCGCGGCGGGCCGCGGAGTACCGGGAGGGCGGCGGCCATGTCGTGGTGGCGGGCGAGAACTACGGCCAGGGTTCGTCGCGGGAGCACGCGGCCATCACGCCCCGCTATCTGGGGCTGCGCGCGGTGATTGCCAAATCATATGCGCGGATTCACTGGCAGAACCTCGCGAATTTCGGCATCCTCGCGCTGGAATTCGAGGATCCGGCGGACTACGACCGGGTGCGCCAGGGCGACGAGTTGCGCCTCGACGGGCTGCGCGCCGCGCTCGCACCGGGTGCCGAGCCGTCCCTGGTCGCGGTGAACACCACCCGCGACGAGGAGTACCGCGTGCGCCACCACCTCCCGGCACACCGCAGGCTCACGGTGCTGGCGGGCGGCATCATTCCGGCGCTGGCCGCGGAGGAGAGCGGCACGGAAGAGGGCGGCGAGTAG
- a CDS encoding LAETG motif-containing sortase-dependent surface protein — MNGPTRAWRRPGFLIGSAVAGVAAVGLCTVPASAHTPTWSVSCSEVTVDLTAYNGGVKNTVSISVDGKDLLAAKTFGSEYHDKITLPEHTSELPVHLVVKAGDGDQYSKDDTKTAPVCAGTPATPPPSKSPTPTEAPSSEAPAPSTSSASAAPVPSSKPSSSNLAETGSSSSTPIIAGAAAVVVVAGGGILLATRKRAAARH, encoded by the coding sequence ATGAATGGACCCACCCGTGCTTGGCGCCGTCCGGGCTTCCTCATAGGCAGCGCCGTGGCCGGTGTCGCGGCCGTCGGTCTGTGCACCGTCCCCGCGTCGGCGCACACCCCGACCTGGTCGGTGTCCTGCTCCGAGGTGACGGTCGACCTCACCGCGTACAACGGTGGTGTGAAGAACACCGTCAGCATCAGCGTGGACGGCAAGGACCTGCTGGCCGCCAAGACCTTCGGCAGCGAGTACCACGACAAGATCACGCTGCCCGAGCACACCAGCGAACTGCCGGTGCACCTCGTGGTCAAGGCCGGTGACGGGGACCAGTACTCGAAGGACGACACCAAGACGGCTCCGGTGTGCGCCGGCACGCCTGCCACCCCCCCGCCGTCCAAGTCGCCGACGCCCACCGAGGCCCCCAGCTCCGAGGCTCCGGCGCCCAGCACCTCGTCCGCGAGCGCTGCGCCGGTTCCGAGCAGCAAGCCGAGCTCGTCCAACCTGGCCGAGACCGGTTCGTCCAGCTCCACGCCGATCATCGCCGGTGCTGCCGCCGTGGTCGTCGTCGCCGGTGGCGGCATCCTGCTCGCCACCCGCAAGCGCGCTGCCGCTCGTCACTGA
- a CDS encoding amino acid ABC transporter permease, protein MTRSVESVLFGQLGPRGRARMRWWTAGSAVLVLGLVAAALAQLGHTGQLDRDRWSPLLTWGTQHYYLQGLANTLKIGLTGAALSLVAGTLAGLGRLSPRRWISLPSAAGIEFIRSIPLILIVYFFMLGLPEVGVRVPTFWQLGIPVVLHAGAVFAEIVRAGVRSVGRGQYDAAIALGLRRGTAMRLVVLPQALRILRPALITQLVRALKESSLGYIVGYPELMSDSRVLSQFSGNLLQTYVITGVYFVVLNFLLSGAATLVDRGAGPGARGRRRRPGPGLTTESVPRPLPQKAA, encoded by the coding sequence ATGACGCGTTCCGTCGAATCCGTCCTCTTCGGGCAGCTCGGCCCCAGGGGCCGCGCCAGGATGCGGTGGTGGACCGCCGGCTCCGCCGTGCTGGTGCTCGGCCTGGTGGCGGCCGCCCTCGCCCAACTCGGCCACACGGGTCAGCTCGACCGCGACCGCTGGTCCCCTCTGCTGACCTGGGGCACCCAGCACTACTACCTCCAGGGCCTGGCGAACACCCTCAAGATCGGCCTCACCGGCGCGGCGCTCTCCCTCGTCGCCGGTACTCTCGCCGGTCTCGGACGGCTCTCGCCGCGGCGCTGGATCTCCCTCCCGTCCGCCGCCGGGATCGAGTTCATCCGCTCGATCCCGCTGATCCTGATCGTCTACTTCTTCATGCTCGGCCTGCCGGAGGTCGGCGTCCGGGTTCCCACGTTCTGGCAGCTCGGCATCCCCGTCGTGCTGCACGCGGGCGCGGTGTTCGCCGAGATCGTGCGGGCCGGTGTCCGCTCCGTCGGCCGCGGCCAGTACGACGCCGCCATCGCCCTGGGCCTGCGGCGCGGCACGGCGATGCGGCTCGTGGTCCTCCCCCAGGCGCTGCGCATCCTGCGGCCGGCGCTGATCACCCAACTGGTACGGGCACTGAAGGAGTCCAGCCTGGGCTACATCGTCGGCTATCCGGAGCTGATGAGCGACTCGCGTGTGCTGTCGCAGTTCTCCGGGAACCTCCTGCAGACCTACGTCATCACCGGCGTCTACTTCGTCGTGCTCAACTTCCTGCTGTCCGGAGCGGCGACGCTGGTGGACCGCGGTGCGGGTCCCGGCGCACGCGGCCGGCGCCGTCGCCCGGGCCCGGGCCTGACCACGGAGTCCGTCCCCCGGCCACTGCCGCAGAAGGCGGCCTGA
- a CDS encoding amino acid ABC transporter permease has protein sequence MKLLLTHLAPLAGGLLKTLELTALAFPLAVVLGTLLGVCRVGPLPPLRAAGALYVHLVRNSPLFLVLFMMVFALPYAGVRVPLFWSSVIGLALYFGSYVCETFRSGVHSIPVGEIEAAQAIGLGFRGVLRTVVLPQAFRAMVQPLGNVCINVALASALATAFGVLDLTGQARAFNAQYAQPIASFVAAGIGYLLVTLTVGAATGLIERKVRILR, from the coding sequence GTGAAACTTCTCCTCACCCACCTCGCCCCGTTGGCCGGCGGCCTGCTCAAGACCCTAGAACTGACCGCACTCGCCTTCCCGCTGGCGGTCGTGCTCGGCACGCTCCTCGGAGTGTGCCGGGTCGGCCCGCTACCGCCCCTCAGAGCAGCCGGAGCGCTGTACGTGCACCTCGTGCGGAACTCCCCGCTGTTCCTGGTCCTGTTCATGATGGTGTTCGCACTGCCCTACGCGGGTGTGCGGGTGCCCTTGTTCTGGTCGTCCGTGATCGGCCTCGCACTGTACTTCGGCTCGTACGTGTGCGAGACGTTCAGGTCCGGCGTGCACTCCATACCGGTCGGCGAGATCGAGGCGGCCCAGGCCATCGGGCTCGGGTTCCGGGGTGTGCTCCGCACGGTCGTACTGCCCCAGGCATTCCGCGCCATGGTGCAGCCGCTCGGCAACGTGTGCATCAACGTGGCCCTGGCCTCGGCCCTGGCCACCGCCTTCGGCGTCCTGGACCTCACCGGCCAGGCGCGGGCGTTCAACGCCCAGTACGCCCAGCCGATCGCCAGCTTCGTGGCCGCCGGCATCGGATACCTCCTCGTCACCCTGACCGTGGGAGCGGCCACCGGTCTCATCGAGCGCAAAGTGCGGATCCTGCGATGA
- a CDS encoding transporter substrate-binding domain-containing protein: MRVTRLAVAVSCLVMTGSALAGCGSSHPTGPAAGGSGKAARPASGGDVDQAAAVAAGPVGRNLPHTPTLDRIRGRGVLLYAGARDGVGFSQLDPTTGKISGFDAGMAQLLAKYLLGKPSVKLGPGNNETREALLNNDTVDVAIETYTITPERLKIVNFAGPYYMAAGGIAVAESETAIHGVGDLSGKKVATESGTAQQALLKAQPKAEPVLFDTVPECVTALAQGRVQAVTLNNASLTGNVVNHPGVKMLDATFGSNPFGIGIAKKDPAFTTVVNQFLKAVEADGTWKRLYDETVGKLGGKPAPTPPAIGAVPGA, encoded by the coding sequence GTGAGAGTCACCCGTCTCGCCGTCGCCGTCAGTTGCCTGGTCATGACCGGCAGCGCCCTCGCCGGCTGCGGCAGTTCCCACCCCACCGGCCCCGCCGCTGGAGGCAGCGGCAAGGCCGCCCGTCCCGCGTCCGGCGGCGACGTCGACCAGGCCGCCGCGGTCGCCGCCGGCCCCGTCGGCAGGAACCTCCCCCACACCCCGACCCTGGACCGTATCCGGGGGCGCGGCGTGCTCCTCTACGCCGGCGCCCGCGACGGCGTCGGCTTCTCCCAGCTCGACCCGACGACCGGGAAGATCAGCGGCTTCGACGCGGGCATGGCACAACTGCTCGCCAAGTACCTGCTCGGCAAGCCGTCCGTCAAGCTCGGCCCCGGCAACAACGAGACCCGGGAGGCCCTGCTGAACAACGACACGGTGGATGTGGCCATCGAGACGTACACCATCACCCCGGAGCGGTTGAAGATCGTCAACTTCGCCGGGCCCTACTACATGGCAGCCGGCGGTATCGCGGTCGCCGAGTCGGAGACCGCCATCCACGGCGTCGGGGACCTCTCCGGCAAGAAGGTCGCCACCGAGTCCGGCACCGCGCAGCAGGCGCTGCTGAAGGCCCAGCCCAAGGCCGAACCCGTGCTGTTCGACACCGTGCCGGAATGCGTCACGGCGCTGGCCCAGGGCCGGGTCCAGGCGGTCACGCTCAACAACGCCTCGCTGACCGGGAACGTGGTCAATCATCCGGGGGTCAAGATGCTCGACGCCACCTTCGGATCCAACCCCTTCGGCATCGGCATCGCCAAGAAGGACCCCGCGTTCACGACGGTGGTGAACCAGTTCCTCAAGGCCGTCGAGGCGGACGGCACCTGGAAGAGGCTCTACGACGAGACCGTGGGCAAGCTGGGCGGGAAACCCGCTCCCACCCCGCCGGCCATCGGCGCGGTCCCCGGCGCCTGA
- a CDS encoding amino acid ABC transporter ATP-binding protein, with the protein MSGHPLVSVRGLCKDYGAVRVLHDVDLDVHAGEVVVVVGPSGSGKSTLCRCINRLERHQAGTVALAGRQVPEEGRELAGLRADIGMVFQSFNLFAHMTVLENVTLGPVRARRTDRKEAAAEAMRLLAQVGVADQADKYPAQLSGGQQQRVAIARALAMRPKVVLFDEPTSALDPEMVHEVLDVMTTLAAQGMTMIVVTHEIGFARRAGHRVVFMADGRVVEEGAPDEFFDSPRTDRARDFLSKVLAH; encoded by the coding sequence ATGAGCGGCCACCCCCTCGTCAGCGTGCGCGGGCTGTGCAAGGACTACGGCGCCGTCCGCGTCCTGCACGACGTCGACCTGGACGTGCACGCCGGGGAGGTCGTGGTCGTCGTCGGCCCCTCCGGCTCGGGCAAGTCCACCCTGTGCCGGTGCATCAACCGCCTGGAGCGCCACCAGGCGGGCACGGTCGCCCTGGCCGGCCGGCAGGTGCCCGAGGAGGGCCGCGAACTGGCGGGACTGCGGGCCGACATCGGGATGGTGTTCCAGTCCTTCAACCTCTTCGCCCACATGACCGTGCTGGAGAACGTCACCCTCGGACCGGTGCGGGCGCGCCGCACCGACCGGAAGGAGGCGGCGGCCGAAGCGATGCGGCTGCTGGCCCAGGTCGGCGTCGCCGACCAGGCCGACAAGTACCCGGCCCAGCTCTCCGGGGGCCAGCAGCAGCGCGTCGCCATCGCCCGGGCACTCGCCATGCGCCCCAAGGTCGTCCTGTTCGACGAGCCCACCAGCGCCCTCGACCCCGAAATGGTCCACGAGGTGCTGGACGTCATGACCACCCTGGCCGCCCAGGGCATGACGATGATCGTGGTCACCCACGAGATCGGCTTCGCCCGCCGGGCCGGGCACCGCGTGGTCTTCATGGCGGACGGCCGGGTCGTCGAGGAGGGCGCTCCCGACGAGTTCTTCGACAGCCCGCGCACCGATCGCGCGCGGGACTTCCTCTCCAAGGTGCTCGCGCACTGA
- a CDS encoding C45 family peptidase, translating into MTHRPIPLIEVSGTPRERGRAYGEAARSEIGRSLDYYRVAFSTSSGLSWPEVLDRARLWRPVVEAAAPRLAEEMDGIAEGAGADATDILALNARGEIVRSADSSFAEMGRPAAPHQREEIDGCSSFALLPEATGDGHTYVGQNWDWRAGTEDTTVMIRIVQPPLPTVIMQVEAGQVGRHGVNSAGIALNANGLDGRFGTPLGLPQPLMRRLILDAPTFHEALDIPFAVRQHIATNLVLAHRDGFAIDLETTPLGHGWGYPRDGILVHGNHYQYGIPPALWADYRPSSPDSLVRVPRIESGLARVRHAADPTAVRKAVHDAMSDHFGAPLSVCAHPDPAHGEVRRSKTIMSSLVDLTAGEYHALRGNPCESDYRLLPWNLYDGPGGER; encoded by the coding sequence ATGACACATCGGCCCATACCTCTCATCGAGGTGAGCGGGACCCCGCGAGAACGGGGGCGCGCCTACGGTGAGGCCGCCCGGTCGGAGATCGGCCGGTCGCTCGACTACTACCGGGTCGCGTTCTCCACGTCGTCCGGCCTCAGCTGGCCCGAGGTCCTCGACCGGGCCCGGCTCTGGCGCCCCGTCGTGGAGGCAGCGGCCCCCCGCCTCGCCGAGGAGATGGACGGCATCGCCGAGGGCGCCGGCGCCGACGCCACCGACATCCTCGCGCTCAACGCCCGCGGGGAGATCGTGCGCAGCGCCGACTCCTCCTTCGCCGAGATGGGGCGGCCGGCCGCTCCCCACCAGCGCGAGGAGATCGACGGCTGCTCCTCCTTCGCCCTGCTCCCCGAGGCGACGGGCGACGGGCACACCTACGTCGGCCAGAACTGGGACTGGCGGGCCGGCACCGAGGACACCACCGTCATGATCCGCATCGTCCAACCGCCGCTGCCGACCGTCATCATGCAGGTCGAGGCCGGCCAGGTCGGCAGGCACGGCGTCAACTCGGCCGGGATCGCGCTCAACGCCAACGGGCTCGACGGCCGCTTCGGCACCCCCCTCGGCCTGCCGCAGCCCCTCATGCGCCGGCTCATCCTCGATGCGCCGACCTTCCATGAGGCCCTGGACATCCCCTTCGCGGTGCGCCAGCACATCGCGACCAACCTCGTCCTCGCCCACCGCGACGGCTTCGCCATCGACCTGGAGACCACCCCGCTCGGCCACGGCTGGGGCTACCCGCGCGACGGCATCCTCGTCCACGGCAACCACTACCAGTACGGAATCCCTCCCGCGCTCTGGGCGGACTACCGCCCCTCCTCGCCGGACTCGCTGGTCCGCGTCCCGCGCATCGAGAGCGGCCTGGCCAGGGTCCGCCACGCGGCCGACCCCACGGCCGTCCGCAAGGCCGTCCACGACGCCATGAGCGACCACTTCGGCGCACCGCTGAGCGTGTGCGCCCACCCCGACCCGGCACACGGCGAGGTCCGCCGGTCCAAGACCATCATGAGCAGCCTCGTCGACCTGACCGCCGGGGAGTACCACGCACTGCGCGGAAACCCCTGCGAGAGCGACTACCGGCTCCTGCCCTGGAACCTCTACGACGGACCGGGAGGCGAGCGATGA
- a CDS encoding MurR/RpiR family transcriptional regulator has protein sequence MPTEHSSDTEAGSPEPDEDSLDARIEARLATMTRAERKVAEYLRTHRQEVIFATAEQIGAGSNTSDATVVRTAKTLGYSGLLELKYSLGMQVIQATRPSERLHQRIERAGQDSATALDMVFTEAVERLTETRRLMLPADLAKAVDLVAGAREVLAVAFGVSEIMADYLALRLNRAGRRARAATHTGFRLADDLIALGQDDLVVLYAPGRHFDEIDPLLEHASAVGARTLLISDSLIPVLGDRVTASLYAVHSPGGFTSETLCAHVLTDALLLGVASRDEERATATSELLTRLRTALPGTGMTAAGSRGAFKRPPEEPR, from the coding sequence ATGCCAACAGAGCACTCCAGCGATACGGAGGCCGGCTCTCCGGAGCCGGATGAGGACTCGCTCGACGCGAGGATCGAGGCCAGGCTCGCCACCATGACGCGGGCCGAGCGCAAGGTGGCGGAGTACCTCCGCACCCACCGTCAGGAGGTCATCTTCGCGACCGCCGAACAGATCGGAGCCGGCTCGAACACCAGTGACGCCACCGTGGTGCGCACGGCCAAGACGCTCGGCTACTCCGGCCTGCTGGAGCTGAAGTACAGCCTCGGCATGCAGGTCATCCAGGCCACCAGGCCGTCGGAGCGCCTGCATCAGCGCATCGAACGGGCCGGCCAGGACAGCGCGACCGCGCTCGACATGGTGTTCACCGAGGCCGTCGAGCGCCTCACGGAGACCCGGCGCCTCATGCTCCCCGCGGACCTGGCGAAGGCGGTGGACCTGGTGGCCGGGGCACGCGAGGTGCTCGCGGTGGCCTTCGGCGTCTCCGAGATCATGGCCGACTACCTGGCGCTGCGCCTCAACCGCGCCGGGCGCCGGGCCCGCGCCGCCACCCACACCGGCTTCCGCCTGGCCGACGACCTCATAGCCCTGGGGCAGGACGACCTCGTCGTGCTCTACGCCCCGGGCCGCCACTTCGACGAGATCGATCCCCTGCTGGAGCACGCGTCCGCCGTCGGTGCCCGCACCCTCCTGATCTCCGACTCCCTGATCCCGGTGCTGGGCGACCGGGTGACCGCCTCGCTCTATGCCGTGCACTCGCCCGGTGGCTTCACCAGCGAGACGCTGTGTGCGCACGTCCTGACCGACGCGCTGCTCCTGGGGGTCGCCTCGCGGGATGAGGAACGCGCCACCGCCACCTCGGAGTTGCTGACCCGGCTCCGCACCGCGCTGCCCGGCACCGGTATGACCGCCGCGGGCTCCCGCGGCGCGTTCAAGCGCCCGCCCGAAGAGCCGAGGTGA
- the proC gene encoding pyrroline-5-carboxylate reductase, translated as MSTSERPPAGTLSVIGGGNIAEALLSGLLLGEGALFGAEHVSVVEPDPDRAAYMRSTYGISVVAIEEAATADTLVIAVKPHFIDDVLGPLADRLTDRQLVISVVGAVTAGQIEAGLNGKVPVVRCMPNTPAAVGEGITAINRGAYASEADLERTEAILSAVGRVVRVTEAQLDVVTGLSGSGPAYFYYLAEALIDAGVLLGLQRPLAAELVTQTLVGSGALIRTTGKAPDALRVAVSSPGGMTVAGIRQFENHAVRAAVMAGVEAARDRSAELGRWEKASLPDGSPQ; from the coding sequence ATGAGCACCTCTGAACGACCCCCCGCCGGGACACTGTCGGTCATCGGCGGCGGCAACATCGCGGAAGCCCTGCTCTCCGGCCTGCTCCTGGGCGAGGGGGCGCTGTTCGGCGCCGAGCACGTGTCGGTGGTCGAACCCGATCCCGACCGCGCCGCGTACATGCGCTCGACGTACGGCATCAGCGTGGTGGCGATCGAGGAGGCGGCGACCGCCGACACCCTGGTGATCGCTGTGAAGCCGCACTTCATCGACGACGTGCTCGGCCCGCTGGCCGACCGTCTCACGGACCGGCAGCTGGTCATCTCGGTCGTGGGCGCCGTCACCGCCGGCCAGATCGAGGCCGGGCTGAACGGGAAGGTTCCCGTGGTCCGCTGCATGCCCAACACTCCCGCGGCGGTCGGCGAGGGCATCACCGCGATCAACCGAGGCGCGTACGCCTCGGAGGCGGACCTGGAGCGGACCGAGGCGATCCTGTCCGCGGTCGGCAGGGTCGTCCGCGTGACCGAGGCCCAACTGGACGTGGTCACCGGCCTGTCGGGCAGCGGCCCCGCCTACTTCTACTACCTGGCCGAGGCCCTGATCGACGCCGGCGTGCTGCTCGGCCTCCAGCGTCCCCTCGCCGCCGAACTCGTCACGCAGACCCTGGTGGGCTCCGGCGCCCTGATCCGCACGACCGGCAAGGCACCGGACGCTCTGCGGGTCGCCGTCAGCAGCCCCGGCGGGATGACGGTGGCGGGCATCCGGCAGTTCGAGAACCACGCCGTCCGGGCGGCGGTCATGGCAGGCGTCGAGGCCGCGCGTGACCGCTCGGCCGAACTCGGCCGGTGGGAGAAAGCATCTCTCCCAGACGGAAGTCCTCAGTGA